A region from the Benincasa hispida cultivar B227 chromosome 12, ASM972705v1, whole genome shotgun sequence genome encodes:
- the LOC120067595 gene encoding polypyrimidine tract-binding protein homolog 2-like: MAEVPPDWRMRYRLLLSYGYIKDDTVSFFFTLYLTGDTLAEVILNTFVLKADLPLSSYSIICQVFSAFGFVHKITTFEKTAGFQALVQFSDAETASSAKNALDGRSIPRYLLPDHVGPCSLRITYSAHTDLTVKFQSHRSRDYTNPYLPVAPSAIDGSGQSPLQFTVGLDGKKLEPESNVLLASIENMQYAVTLHLDKGT; encoded by the exons ATGGCTGAGGTGCCACCAGATTGGCGCATGAGATATCGACTTCTTCTTTCTTATGGCTATATTAAGGATGACACTGTGAGTTTTTTCTTTACCCTTTATCTAACTGGAGACACACTTGCTGAAGTGATCCTCAACACCTTTGTGCTTAAG GCAGATTTACCTTTGTCAA GTTATTCAATAATATGCCAGGTCTTTTCTGCCTTTGGGTTTGTGCATAAGATTACTACCTTTGAGAAAACAGCTGGATTTCAG GCGTTGGTGCAATTTTCGGATGCTGAGACTGCCTCATCTGCTAAGAATGCCTTGGATGGGAGAAGCATCCCTAG GTATCTGCTTCCTGATCACGTTGGACCATGTTCCCTTAGAATTACTTACTCTGCCCATACTGATCTGACTGTGAAATTTCAGAGCCACCGAAGCAG GGACTACACTAATCCTTATCTTCCTGTTGCTCCGTCAGCCATAGATGGAAGTGGTCAG TCACCTTTGCAGTTCACCGTGGGTTTGGATGGAAAGAAACTTGAACCAGAGAGTAATGTTCTTCTTGCCTCCATTGAGAATATGCAGTATGCAGTCACCTTACACCTCGACAAAGGAACATAG
- the LOC120067596 gene encoding uncharacterized protein LOC120067596 has translation MAGNGKRYKHVWSKVEDTKLVEALLYLVETCWRSDNGTFRPGYLQDFERILHEKVPGCTLNQNTIKCKVRSLKKQYNAVSEMLSQSRFDWNEEFKCVQVEREIFNLWVQSHPNLKGMWNKSFSHYDDLSTVFRKDRAVGQSSEDPYVMATNAFREFEDEIRLGSQDCHTPEVRQTESPLNQDEIDEEPAE, from the exons ATGGCAGGTAATGGTAAGAGGTATAAACATGTATGGTCAAAGGTGGAAGACACTAAGTTGGTGGAAGCTCTATTGTATTTGGTGGAGACCTGTTGGAGGTCCGACAATGGGACATTTCGACCAGGATACCTACAAGATTTTGAGCGAATTCTGCATGAGAAAGTGCCCGGGTGCACACTGAATCAGAACACCATTAAATGCAAGGTGAGGAGTCTGAAGAAACAATACAATGCAGTATCAGAGATGTTAAGTCAGTCGAGGTTCGATTGGAACGAGGAGTTCAAATGTGTCCAGGTCGAGAGGGAGATTTTCAATCTTTGGGTTCAG AGTCATCCTAATCTAAAGGGGATGTGGAACAAGTCATTCTCACATTACGATGACCTCTCCACCGTATTTAGGAAAGACAGAGCAGTAGGGCAATCAAGTGAGGACCCATACGTGATGGCGACGAATGCATTCagagagtttgaagatgagattCGACTTGGATCACAGGACTGTCACACCCCTGAGGTTCGCCAGACAGAATCACCATTAAATCAAGATGAAATAGATGAAGAACCAGCAGAATAA